GAGTGGCGGCGCTGACTGTCACCCCTCTGCTGTGCAGCCGGCTGCTGCGCCTGCCGAAAAGGGGCCATTCGGAGGGCAAGCCCCACTTCTTCACCCACCTGCTGGCCGGCTATCGGGTCACGCTGGATGCGGTGTTGCGCCATCCCCTGCTGACCCTGCTGGTCACCCTGGCCACGGTTTTTCTCACCGTCTGGATGTTCCGGGAGGTACCGAAGGGCTTCTTCCCCGTGGAGGATACCGGCCTGATCATGGGCACCAGCGAGGCCGCCGAGGAGATCTCCTTTCCGGCCATGGTGGAACGGCAGCAGCAACTGGTCGCCATCGTCCGGGCCGACCCGGACGTGCTGGCGGTCAACTCCACCGTGGGGGCCGGTGGCCCCAACTCCGCCATGAACAACGGTCGGGTCTTCATCATTCTCAAACCGGCTCGGGAGCGCACCGGCTCCACCTTCGACGTGATCCAGCGCCTGCGCAAGGCCACCGCCGTGCTTCCCGGCATCGCCCTGTTCATGCGACCCCTGCCCAATATCAACCTCTCCACCCGCTCCTCCAAGAGCGAGTATCAGTTCACCCTGCAAACCAGCGAACTGAATGAGCTGTTCGGCTGGGCGCAACGTTTCGAAACCCGCCTGCGCGCCTTGCCCCAGCTTCAGGATGTCACCTCCGATCTGCAGATCAGGAACCCCATCGCCAGTGTGGTCATCGACCGGGAGAAGGCCTCCTCCCTGGGCATCACCACCGAGGCGCTGCGCGCCACCCTGTTCGACGCTTTCGGCTCCCGGCAGGTGGCTACCATCTACACCCCGAGCAACACCTATCCCGTGATCATGGATTTGTTGCCCGGTTTTCAGGAAGACACCGCCGATTTGGCCCGATTGTATGTCCGTTCCAAAGAGGGCCACCTGGTTCCCCTGGAGGCCTTCGCCCGCATCGAACGCCAGGCCGGCCCCTCCCGCATCGGCCATCAGGATCAACTGCCCGCCGCCACCCTCTCCTTCAATCTGGCCCCCAAAGTGGCCCTGGGACAAGCCGTGGAGGCCATCGATCAGGTGCGCCGCGAACTCGATGCCCCGCCAAGCCTGCTCACGGGATTCCAGGGAACGGCCCAGTTGTTCCAGAAATCCTTTCAGAATCAGTTGATCCTGATCGCTTCGGCCATTCTCGTTGTCTACATTGTTTTGGGTGTGCTTTACGAGAGCTTTCTCCACCCGTTGACCATCCTGTCCGGCTTGCCCGCAGCGGCGGTGGGGGCTTTGTTGACCTTGATGATTTTCGGCAAGGATCTGGATGTCATGGCCATCATCGGTCTGGTGATGCTTATCGGCATCGTGAAGAAGAACGCCATCATGATGATCGACTTCGCCATTCAGGCCCAGCGTCGGGGTCAGGAGGCGCTGCCCGCCATCCGGGAGGCCTGCCTGCTGCGATTTCGACCCATCATGATGACCACCATGGCGGCGTTGATGGGCGCACTGCCCATTGCCTTCGGCTGGGGCGCCGGAGGCGAGCTGCGGCAGCCGCTGGGCATGGTGGTGGTGGGCGGGTTGCTGCTCTCCCAGATGTTGACGCTCTACATCACCCCGGTGATCTTCCTCTATCTGGAGCGGGCCAGGGCGCGGGTCATGGGGCCCCGGCAGGCCGGGGTTCTCTGACCATGCGTTTGTGGACCCTGCATCCGCGTCTGCTCGACGCAACGGGACTGGTGGCCTTGTGGCGCGAAGGGCTGCTGGGGCGCAAGGTTTTGTCGGGCGGCACCACGGGCTATCGACACCATCCGCAACTGCGTCGTTTCCGCGACGATCCGGATCCGGTCAACCGGTTGGGCTGTTACCTGCTGGAGGTCTGGGAGGAGTCGCGTCGCCGGGGGTATCGCTTCGATCGGGAGCGCCTGGGCGAGGTGCGGACGGAGAGTCGCCTTCTGGAGGAGACGCGGGGTCAACTGCTCTGGGAATGGAGCCATCTGCGGGCCAAGCTGACCCTTCGCTCCCCCCGCTGGCTGGAGGATTTGCCCGAGACGCCCGAAGCCCATCCCCTGTTCCGCCTGATCGAGGGGGAGGTGCGTTCCTGGGAAAAGGGTTTCAAGGACGCAGGGCGTATTTCTTCATGCGATAAAGCAGCGTGTCGCGACTGACATCCAGCAGCCGGGCGGCGTGGGTGCGATTGCCCCCGGTGGCGGCCAGGGCCTTGCAGATCATCTCCTTTTCCAGGGAGTTGAGGCTGATGCCGCCGCTGGGCAGGGAGGGGGCGGGGAGGGGGGGCTGCTCGGCATGCATCTCCCGGGGCAGATGCCCGACTTCCACCACGCCGCCGCTCTGGAGGATCACCAGGCGTTCGCAGAGGTTGCGCAGCTCCCGGATGTTGCCGGGCCAGGCGTAGCGTTGCAGATGCTGCCAGGCTTCGCGGGAAAAGCGCGGTTGGGCTTTGCCGTGACGCCGCGCCCCTTCGCCGAGGAAGGCTTCGACCAGACATTCCAGATCGCCGCCGCGTTCCCGCAAGGGGGGCAGTTGCAGGGGCACCACCTGCAGGCGGTGGAAGAGATCGAGACGAAAGCCGCCTTCACGGGCCATGCGACCCAGATCCCGGTTGGTGGCGGCGATGACGCGCACGTCCACCTGACGGGTTTTGTTCTCGCCCAGGGCCTGACACTCGCCGAAATCCAGAAAACGCAGCAGTTTGGCCTGAATGGTCAGGGGCAGCTCGCCGATTTCATCGAGGAAGAGGGTTCCGGAATCGGCGGAGGCGATGCGTCCCAAACGGGTTTGGGACGCGCCGGTGAAAGCGCCCTTGGCATGGCCGAAGAGTTCGCTTTCCGCCAGGGTTTCCGGCAAAGCGGCGCAGTTGATGGTGACGAAGGGAGCCTGGGCGCGGCGACTGGCCTGGTGCATGGCTCGGGCCAGCAGCTCTTTTCCGGTGCCCGATTCGCCCAGCAGCAGCACCGTGGCTTCGGTGGCGGCCACCATCATGGCGGCGCGCTGCAACGCGGCGAAGACCGGAGAGCGTCCCAAAAGCAGGGGTGCGGCAGTCGAGTTCATTTCCATGGCATCAACCATCGATCAAATTGAAACGCACCGGGACTTCCACCACGGCCCGAACCACTTCCCCGCCACGTCGGGCGGGGTCGAAACGCCAGCGCTGCACGGCGGCTTGCGCCGATTGATCCAGAATCTGGTGGCCGGAGGAGCGTTTGACGGTCACCGCTACCGGAGCGCCGTCCCGTTCCACCACCGCTTCCACCACCACCACTCCCTGCCACCCTCGGGAGCGGGCCATGGCCGGATAGATCGGTCGTGGTTCTTCGCGCGGCACGGCGGGTTGCCAGGGCTCCGCCCGGCCTTCGGGGGGAGCGGAAACGTCCCCCTCGGCAGAAGGCGGGTTGCCCACCCCCGGTGCCGGAGCGGTCTCTTCGAAGACTGCCGCCGCAAGGCTTTCGGGCGGTTTGACCCGAACCGCTGCGGTGGGGGCTTTCACCATCGCTTTGCGGGGCGCGGCTTTCCTGACCGGCGGCGGGGGGGGAGGTTCCGCGACCTTTTCCACCACCGGGGCGGCAGCGACCGGCTCGGCAACCGCTGCAGGGGGCGCGGTGTCGGGAACCGCCTCGGGTGGCGCGGGAGCCGGCGTTTTCATCGATACCAGTTGCACGATCAACGGGCGCGGTTCTTCCACCGGGGCAGGGAGGCGTCCCCAGCCGGAGAGGATCACCCCTGCCGCGAACACCAGGTGCAACACCACCGAGAAGCCCACGGGTCGACCACTCAGGCCGAACGGTGTTCTCCGCCGGATGGGACCGCTCTCCCGGACCTCCTCCACAATCCCTTCCGAGGCAAAAACCCCGTCCATGCCGCTCCTCAGGCCGGAAGCGCCTTGCAGGCGGCGATGCAGCGCTTGCAGGAATCCGCGCAAGCCTTGCAGGAGGCGTGTTTGTCTTCGTGTTTGCGGCACTCCTTCTCACAGGCTTCGCAAGCGTCAATGCACACCGCCGCCAGCTTTTGCAGTCGTGGGGAGTTCAGGGAGGCGGCGGTGGCCAGGGCGGTACACAGAGCGACGGTTTCGGAAACCGAGATGGCGCAGGCGGCCAGGGAGGTGTCTCCCGCCGCGAAAAGTCCCAGACAATGGGCCAGGCAGGCCTCTCCCTCACCACGGCAGTCGAGGGCGGCGGCGATGACCTTTTGCAGGGGGTTTCCGGCTTGCGGCGTGTCGTGCTGATGGGGCTTCTCTTCCGCCAGCGCCTGGCCGGTCAATGTCAGGGCGGCCAGGGTGCCGATTCCGGTGAACAAGACATCCCGCCGATCAATGATGACCCGATCCTCATGATCCATAACTGATACTCCTTACTGTTCATCCAAAAAATTGCAGTATACCACGTCATGTTAGCCGTTTCTCGCCAAATCGGCAATTTGCCTTTTTGTAAGGGCTGGTCCGCGGTAATTGTAGCACCTCAAGGTTCCGGTTGATCCCCATCCCCGCCCGTGGCACTATAGCCTCCCCATGGAAGGATGGAATGGGAAGCATATTGGGATACGCCATGCCTGCCATACCGCAACGAACCCGGCCCTTCACCCTCGTGTGGCTACTGGTCGCGGGGCTGTTTCTGACCGCCTGCAGCGAGTCCGCCTCCCCCGTGGTCCGCAGTCACGACGCCTACATCTGGCAGCGTCAGTGGACCCCTGCTCTCAAAAGCGCCATGATGGAGTCGGCCTCCCGCATCCGGGCCTGGCATGTGCTGGCTGCCGAAACCGATGCCGTCGGCCGTCTGAGCGTCTTTGCGCCGGGCAAGGAGATGTTGCACAACGGCAAGCCGGTGGTGCTGGTGGTGCGCTTCAACCACGCCCTTTCGGCAACGGAGTGGGATCCCCTGATTGTCGGCATCGCCGATTTGCTCGGCAAATGGCGTCGGGCCGATCCTCCCGTCATCGGTCTGGAGATCGACTACGACGCACCCACCGCCCAACTGCGGGAATACGCCCATTTCCTGGCCGAGTTGCGGCCCGTTCTGGACAAGAACGTCAGGATCACTCTGACCGCACTGCCGGCCTGGCTGCGCAGTCCCATCCTGCTTGAAGTGCTGCAACAGGCCGATGAGGCCGTTTTGCAGGTGCATGCCGTGGCCAATCCGCGTCTGGGATTGTTCAACCGGCAGCAGGCGTTGCGCTGGATCGAGGAGTTCGCCGCCGAGACGCCGGTTCCCTTCCGGGTGGCGTTGCCGACCTACGGATCCCGGGTCGGATGGGACGAGACGGGCAAGGTGGTGGTGGTGGAGAGCGAAACCGCTCTTCCCGGTCGGGGTGTGGTGGAGCGGGAACTTTCCGCCGATCCGCGAGAGGTGCGAGGCCTGCTCGATGATCTGGCCCGCAAGACCATTCCGCTGCTGCTGGGGCCGATCTGGTTTCGTCTGCCCACCGACGACGACCGCCGCGCCTGGAGCCTGGCCACCTGGCACGGCGTCATCGACGGCGCGCCCCTGGAACCCCGGCTCGGGGTCAGGGCGGTGATGGACGAGGCCTCGGGAGCCAGCGACATCCGCATCGCCAACGACGGCAATCTGGACGCCGCCTTGCCCAACGAGGTCTTCGTGCAGTGCGGCAGTTGCCAGGAGGCCGACGCCCTGGAAGGCTACCTTCTGCAACGGGTCGAAAAGGGTTTCTATCTGCGTTTGAGCCAGCCGCAACCGTTGAAAGCCAAACAACAGCGCACCATCGCCTGGGTGCGTTGCGCCGTCGAGAAGGTGGGATTCCATGCTCCCTAGGCTGTGGCTGGCCGCACTGGTGCTCCTTTTGCCGGTGCCGGGTTGGTCTTGCGGACCCGAATTCGGCATCAGCTTGCTGTACGATCGGGAAGGGTCTCTGCTTTCGGGTCCACGCTCCTGGTTTTTCCGCGAACTGCCCCGCCTGTTACCCAAATCCGCCGAATCCTGGCGGCCCGATCAGCATGATTCGATCGACGGGACGGATCCGGACAATTATCAGCTGCCCGAGTGGAGGGAAGCCCGGCGGGAGAGCTTTGAAGAGCAAGGCCTTTCGATAAGCCAGGTCCACTCGCTTTACGAAGCGCGTTCCCGTGAGTCGGCGTGCGAAGCCTATGCTGCCGGCCATGGCCTGCCGGAGGCGGTCCGCCACTACGCTGCGGGAGCAGTGGCTTTCCGACGGGGTGCCTGGGAGGCAGCGCGAAACCATTTCGAGGCGGTACTCTCCCGTCCCGAGGAAGAACGGGGTTTCCGGGAGGTGTGGGCGCTTTACATGCTGGGTCGGTTGGAGGCGAAACAGGACCATCGGGAGGCGGCGGCTCGCCACTTCGAGCAGGTTCGACAGCGGGTCTCCGAAGGTCTCGCCGATCCTTTGGGGCTGGCGGTGGCCAGTCTGGGGGAGGAAGCCAGGCTCCATCTGATTCCGGGAAGTTTGGCCAAAGCCCTGGCCCTTTATGCCAAACAGGCCTCTTTCGGTTCCCGTAGCGCCTATCTCTCCCTGTTGGCGGTGGCGCAAAGCATGCTTTCCAACCAGAATTTGCTGGATGAAGCTGTTTTGGATCCGTTGTCCCGGTCGATAATCGTTTTATTGGCCCATTCCGGAAATATTAATAATTATCCAACCGATTTGGACAAGCTGCCTGCCGCCCGCACATCGGGATTGTCCCGCTCGACGGTGGAACGACTGGTGGGGGCACTGGAGGGGCAGGGTGTTCCCGAGGTGACCGGCGCTTCCTGGCTGGCCGCCGAGGCTTATCGCAAGGGGTGGTTCGATCTGGCGGGGAAGCTTCTTCCGTTGGAGAGGAACTATCTTGCTTTCTGGATAGAAGGCAAACTGGCCTTGAGGAAGGGCGAGCGGGACGTGGCGCTGGCAAGCTACCAACGGGCGATCAAGGCCTTTCCCCGAGAGGAGGGCGTCCTCTCCAGGCACGGCGAGTTGATCACCGGAGACGAGGACCGCTCGACTCAGTGTATCATCCAGGCCGAAGAGGGCGTTTTACGTTTGGATCGTGGTGAGTATGTCGAGGCTTTTCGCCTGTTTTATTTTGCGGCGTTGGATCGATGGCAATGGAAGTTTGTAACACCGTATTGGTCGGATGTGGTTTATCTGGCGGAACGCATTTTGACTGTAGATGAATTGAAGAATTTCGTAGCGGGAAATATTCCGGCGCCTTCCAAAGAAATCCTCGATGAAGTTGAACAATATGAGTATACAAATGCTGACGTTCCCCCTGGTGTGGAAATTCGCCTGATTCTGGCGCGGAGGTTGATGCGGGCGGGGCATTTTGCCGAGGCCTTGACCTACTTCGATGGGGAAAGGCTTCGAGACCAGGCCCGGCGTTACGGACAAGCCATGGACAGGGCGCGGAGTCCCTGGGGAGGAACCATATCCCAAGCAGAAGCCTGGTATGAAGCCGCCATGCTGCTGTGGGAATCGGGTATGGATCTTTTGGGTTTTGAGATGCGACCCGATTTCAAGATCTATGATGGATCATATTTTGGAAACAATCCGGATACGGATCAATCCTATACCACTTCCGAAGAAAAATCTCGGGTGAAGGAATCCGGTCCAGCCGATGAGATGCCCCGGTTTCATTACCGTCTGCTGACAGCCGAACATTTGTCCATGGCGGCGGACCATGTACCGAAAACCTCACAGGCCTTTGCCGCCTTGCTGTGCAAGGCCACGGGGCGGATGCTGGCGCGGGAGCCCGATCGGGCGGCGGTCTACTACCGGCGCTATCTGAAAGAGGGGCCTTATGTCCCTTGGGCGGCCCATTTCGGCAGGGGGTGTCCCGAGCCCGATTTCGAGCGGGCCCGGCAACGCCTGTGGCAGCAACGCCTCGACACCCTGCGGCGTTTTTCCGCTTACGACACCTGGTGGGCCGCCGGTCTGCTGCTGGTGGTGGTGACCTTGGGTGGGTGGTGGACCCGACGCCATTTCCGGAAAATTGAAATTTCATGACTTTAATGAAGTTTTAAGTATCAATACGTAGATATATTAAAAATCATTTTACTTTCAATATTTTATCTTTTAAATATCAAAAAAAGAAAATGTTCTATTCTTTTGACTTTTCTGTTATTCTTTTAGAATGTTCTGAATATATACTTCAGAGCCAATGGCAAGACCCTTCCGGAAGGGTCATGAGAAATTTAGATAAATGATAATGAAAAAGTCAGAGGATAGAACATTTTCTTTTTTATATTTAAAAGATAGCATATTGGAAGAGCAAAAAATTTTAAAGAATACTATTGTCTGATTTTGAGTGTTTTGCAACTCCCTCTTCAGTTACAAAGAAAAAAATCTGAAAAAGCTTCAAAAAAAGAGTAGGATCAATTCCCTCGGCTCCTGCCGATTGCGCAAGCGGCAGGAGTCGCTCCTCCGAACGGATTGATCAGGAAAGGATTGTCTCATGGCCCATATCGTGGTGGTGGGGTGCGGCATCGGGGGTATGCCTGCGGCTTACGAACTCCGGAGCCTGCTGGGCAGGGAACACGCCATCACGGTGGTGCATCCTTCGGACTACTTCTCCTTCGTGCCGTCCAATCCTTGGGTTGCCGTGGGCTGGCGCAGCCGCAAAGATGTGATCCTGCCCATCAAACCGCTTCTGGAACGACAGGGTATTCGTTTCATTCCCCTGGGGCTCTCCGCCCTCCATCCCGACGAAAACCGTCTGGAACTGACCGACGGCCAGGTTCTCGGCTACGACTATCTGGTGCTGGCCACCGGCCCCAAACTGGCCTTCGACGAAGTGGAAGGGTTGGGTCCTTCGGGTTTCAGCCAGTCCGTCTGCACGGTTCCCCACGCGGAAGCCGCCTGGGACGCCTGGCAGCATTTCGTCATCGAACCCGGTCCGGTGGTGGTCGGAGCGGTGCAGGGTGCCTCCTGTTTCGGTCCGGCCTACGAGTTCGCCTTCATCATGGATGCGGAGTTGCGCAAGCGCCGCCTGAGAGATCGGGTGCCCATGACTTTCGTGACCTCCGAACCCTATATCGGGCATCTGGGTCTGGGGGGAGTCGGCGATTCCCGGGGACTCATGGAGGCGGAGTTGCGACAGAAGCATATCCGCTGGATTTGCAACGCCAGGGTGTCGCGGGTCGAGGCGAACAGAATGTTCGTCGCGGAACACAACGAACGGGGCGAAGTGATCCGGGAACACGATCTGCCGTTCCACTACGCCATGATGCTGCCCGCCTTCAAGGGCATCGATCCGCTGGTGGCGGTGGGGCCGGATCTGGTCAATCCCCGCGGTTTCGTCAAGGTCGATGCCTACCAACGCAATCCGCGCTGGCACAATATCTATGCTGTCGGCGTCTGCATCGCCATTCCTCCGGTTGAAACGACTCCGGTGCCGACCGGCGCTCCCAAGACCGGGTACATGATCGAATCCATGGTGACGGCGGCGGTACACAACATTCAGCACGACCTGCGTGGTGAAGCACCCGAACGTCAGGGCACCTGGCATGCCATTTGTCTGGCCGATATGGGTGACACCGGAGTGGCCTTCGTGGCCATGCCGCAAATTCCGCCGCGCAACCTCTCCTGGATGAAAAAAGGCAAATGGGTTCATTTGGCAAAACTGGCTTTTGAAAAATACTTCTTGCGAAAAATGAAGAAAGGTGTGTCAGAGCCATTTATCGAAAAGTTTATTTTAAAAGCTGTCGGAATTGCAAAATTAAAAGAATAGAAAAATCGCTCGCTTCATGTCATGAGTGTCGGGGGTCGATCGCCACCTGAAATTAATATAGGTTTTCGAGCCCCGGCTTCCTGAATGAAAGCCGCCGGAAGAAATCCCACCCCACGGGCGATGGGTTTGATAAGGTTATTTCAATTGGCAAGCTGTTTATGATGGGTGATAATGGGCACTGGATCGAGCGTCCCAACCTGTCGGAAATCCCGGTTGCCGCCATGAAAAAGCTTTTACTACTTGTCTGTTTGTTCTGGACGCTCCTGATTGTGGCTTCTCTCCACTGGAACCTCCACAAGGAGCGGCAGGAGAGCCTCAATATGGCGATGAACAGCGCTCGGGCCCATTTCAACAAGGATCTGGCCCTGCGCCATTGGGCCACTTCCCACGGAGGGGTTTATGTTCCGATAGACTCCAACACCCCTCCCAGTCCCTATTTGAGCCATATCCCCGAACGGGATCTGACCACCCCCTCGGGCAGACGGCTGACCCTGATGAATCCCGCCTACATGCTGCGTCAGATCATGGAACAATACAGCGATCTGTACGGAGTTCGGGGCCGCATCACCAGCCTCAAACCGCTCAATCCCGCCAATGCGCCCGATGTCTGGGAAGCGAAGGCGCTGCACGCCTTCGAAAGGGGGGAGACGGAAGTCCAGGAATTCACCAGCATCGGGGATGAACCCTTCCTTCGTCTCATGCGCCCCATGATGGCCACGGTGGGGTGCCTCAAATGTCATGCCCACCAGGGCTACAAGGTGGGGGATGTGCGGGGTGGCATCGGGGTGTCGGTGCCCATGCAGCCCTTTCTGGAACAGGAAAACATTGGAACCATCCT
The DNA window shown above is from Magnetococcales bacterium and carries:
- a CDS encoding efflux RND transporter permease subunit translates to MNLSEVCIRRPVMTTLLTAATVLFGLFAYRLLPVAALPKIEYPTLVVSASLSGASPETMASAVATPLEKQFSTIAGIESINSNNTLGSTQITLQFELDRSLDAAAMDVQAAIGVAQRWLPEEMSTPPYYRKVNPADVPVLLLSLRSDTLPLPTVNEAAETLVARRLSTLTGVAQVLVYGQKRHAVRVRVDPAALYQRGLALEDVQRTLSSATDNSPTGTLSNATRQVTIQSTGQPLHAEGYRPLIVAWRQGAPVRLEEVATVEDGVENERLATWFNGTRAIVLAVQRQPDANTVALVDAILELLPQFRAQLPPAVQLEVLIDRSQSVRDSLRDIQFTMALTIALVLLVIFLFLKSLSATIIPAVVLPVSLIGACAIMYQFHFTIDNMSLMALTLAVGFVVDDAIVVLENSVRHLERGEKVLEAAILGAREISFTILSITLSLIAAFIPILFMGGVVGRMFNEFAITISIAILISGVAALTVTPLLCSRLLRLPKRGHSEGKPHFFTHLLAGYRVTLDAVLRHPLLTLLVTLATVFLTVWMFREVPKGFFPVEDTGLIMGTSEAAEEISFPAMVERQQQLVAIVRADPDVLAVNSTVGAGGPNSAMNNGRVFIILKPARERTGSTFDVIQRLRKATAVLPGIALFMRPLPNINLSTRSSKSEYQFTLQTSELNELFGWAQRFETRLRALPQLQDVTSDLQIRNPIASVVIDREKASSLGITTEALRATLFDAFGSRQVATIYTPSNTYPVIMDLLPGFQEDTADLARLYVRSKEGHLVPLEAFARIERQAGPSRIGHQDQLPAATLSFNLAPKVALGQAVEAIDQVRRELDAPPSLLTGFQGTAQLFQKSFQNQLILIASAILVVYIVLGVLYESFLHPLTILSGLPAAAVGALLTLMIFGKDLDVMAIIGLVMLIGIVKKNAIMMIDFAIQAQRRGQEALPAIREACLLRFRPIMMTTMAALMGALPIAFGWGAGGELRQPLGMVVVGGLLLSQMLTLYITPVIFLYLERARARVMGPRQAGVL
- a CDS encoding sigma 54-interacting transcriptional regulator, which gives rise to MNSTAAPLLLGRSPVFAALQRAAMMVAATEATVLLLGESGTGKELLARAMHQASRRAQAPFVTINCAALPETLAESELFGHAKGAFTGASQTRLGRIASADSGTLFLDEIGELPLTIQAKLLRFLDFGECQALGENKTRQVDVRVIAATNRDLGRMAREGGFRLDLFHRLQVVPLQLPPLRERGGDLECLVEAFLGEGARRHGKAQPRFSREAWQHLQRYAWPGNIRELRNLCERLVILQSGGVVEVGHLPREMHAEQPPLPAPSLPSGGISLNSLEKEMICKALAATGGNRTHAARLLDVSRDTLLYRMKKYALRP
- a CDS encoding energy transducer TonB, yielding MDGVFASEGIVEEVRESGPIRRRTPFGLSGRPVGFSVVLHLVFAAGVILSGWGRLPAPVEEPRPLIVQLVSMKTPAPAPPEAVPDTAPPAAVAEPVAAAPVVEKVAEPPPPPPVRKAAPRKAMVKAPTAAVRVKPPESLAAAVFEETAPAPGVGNPPSAEGDVSAPPEGRAEPWQPAVPREEPRPIYPAMARSRGWQGVVVVEAVVERDGAPVAVTVKRSSGHQILDQSAQAAVQRWRFDPARRGGEVVRAVVEVPVRFNLIDG
- a CDS encoding four-helix bundle copper-binding protein translates to MDRRDVLFTGIGTLAALTLTGQALAEEKPHQHDTPQAGNPLQKVIAAALDCRGEGEACLAHCLGLFAAGDTSLAACAISVSETVALCTALATAASLNSPRLQKLAAVCIDACEACEKECRKHEDKHASCKACADSCKRCIAACKALPA
- a CDS encoding DUF3142 domain-containing protein; the protein is MGSILGYAMPAIPQRTRPFTLVWLLVAGLFLTACSESASPVVRSHDAYIWQRQWTPALKSAMMESASRIRAWHVLAAETDAVGRLSVFAPGKEMLHNGKPVVLVVRFNHALSATEWDPLIVGIADLLGKWRRADPPVIGLEIDYDAPTAQLREYAHFLAELRPVLDKNVRITLTALPAWLRSPILLEVLQQADEAVLQVHAVANPRLGLFNRQQALRWIEEFAAETPVPFRVALPTYGSRVGWDETGKVVVVESETALPGRGVVERELSADPREVRGLLDDLARKTIPLLLGPIWFRLPTDDDRRAWSLATWHGVIDGAPLEPRLGVRAVMDEASGASDIRIANDGNLDAALPNEVFVQCGSCQEADALEGYLLQRVEKGFYLRLSQPQPLKAKQQRTIAWVRCAVEKVGFHAP
- a CDS encoding NAD(P)/FAD-dependent oxidoreductase, with translation MAHIVVVGCGIGGMPAAYELRSLLGREHAITVVHPSDYFSFVPSNPWVAVGWRSRKDVILPIKPLLERQGIRFIPLGLSALHPDENRLELTDGQVLGYDYLVLATGPKLAFDEVEGLGPSGFSQSVCTVPHAEAAWDAWQHFVIEPGPVVVGAVQGASCFGPAYEFAFIMDAELRKRRLRDRVPMTFVTSEPYIGHLGLGGVGDSRGLMEAELRQKHIRWICNARVSRVEANRMFVAEHNERGEVIREHDLPFHYAMMLPAFKGIDPLVAVGPDLVNPRGFVKVDAYQRNPRWHNIYAVGVCIAIPPVETTPVPTGAPKTGYMIESMVTAAVHNIQHDLRGEAPERQGTWHAICLADMGDTGVAFVAMPQIPPRNLSWMKKGKWVHLAKLAFEKYFLRKMKKGVSEPFIEKFILKAVGIAKLKE